The Balearica regulorum gibbericeps isolate bBalReg1 chromosome 27, bBalReg1.pri, whole genome shotgun sequence genome contains a region encoding:
- the LOC142598279 gene encoding small ribosomal subunit protein uS3m-like, protein MAAAAAARALRAVPHIRPGPTAPRHLHTTPACLKTRAARVRVGKGDKPVTYEKAHAPHYIAHRKGWLSQHTGNLAGEPGAAERAVEDAFLRRFLYGTFPGILADEAVLKRRANLLVVCAVLVRGLPPAKLYFLVGYAETLLTHFYKCPVRLELQTVPAKVVYKYL, encoded by the exons ATGGCGGCGGCCGCGGCTGCGCGTGCCCTGCGG GCGGTGCCCCACATCCGCCCCGGCCCCACGGCCCCCCGGCACCTCCACACCACCCCCGCCTGCCTCAAG ACACGGGCGGCGCGGGTGCGCGTGGGCAAAGGGGACAAGCCGGTGACCTACGAGAAGGCGCACGCCCCCCACTACATCGCCCACCGCAAGGGCTGGCTCTCCCAGCACACCG GGAACCTGGCCGGGGAGCCGGGCGCGGCGGAGCGGGCGGTGGAGGACGCCTTCCTGCGCCGCTTCCTCTACGGCACCTTCCCCGGCATCCTGGCCGACGAGGCCGTGCTGAAGCGCCGCGCCAACCTGCTGGTGGTCTGCGCCGTGCTGGTGCGGGGCCTGCCGCCCGCCAAGCTCTACTTCCTGGTGGGCTACGCCGAGACCCTCCTCACCCACTTCTACAAGTGTCCTGTGCGCCTGGAGCTGCAGACGGTGCCCGCCAAGGTGGTCTACAAGTACCTCTAG